In Lepus europaeus isolate LE1 chromosome 8, mLepTim1.pri, whole genome shotgun sequence, a single genomic region encodes these proteins:
- the SOWAHB gene encoding ankyrin repeat domain-containing protein SOWAHB, with amino-acid sequence MARELSQEALLDFLCQAGGRVTNAALLSHFKSFLRDPDAPPSQHQRRRELFKGFVNSVAAVRQDPDGTKFVVLKRRYRDLLGEEGLQRPRERPAAAAPAGGAAPRGQPQPQRRRRREKEPEAEPAGAAVPAADAGCNGLSAGEGGGPRGSPSSGAPVPAANAQAAVRCAAAETQGRCCWECLQNGLGTLPDPAAGPKPVRTPPLPGERGAPGQRREGTSAEPAPRRSPPATVGASPPALLPSADAPGERREPLSPGSPHLSTSQLQRQRTREWVARHPQADAGPVRAWSVLPDDFLQLPSEPSPAPPPPPPPLEPPHRPRSLSPVVAEERSESWPENPPMTVFRSIRCQLSLQDLNDFVDQESHSSEESSSGPKESPGGSAEALQVAPRTRDCSKPGSPAQRLAAFPKVAAAPKVAGSPRQSPQGLGDTVAGDSAQHVANGLAQHPQGPLPGPAPKLRRSFRRSSRAGRPKLSSSDEEDLEEECRKKSRRPPRSRKPSKAGAASSPRVDVALTLNLTGLQRAVAETGRPQGAWAPNVERSAALVPSRPEHKSSLVPLDAREHAWIVMLASGSWEQVLALFWEDPQLALHKDFLTGYTALHWIAKHGALPALRGLVAAAQKAGVALDVNVRSGCGYTPLHLAAIHGHQGVIKLLVQRLASRVNIRDSSGKKPWQYLTSNTSGEIWQLLGAPRGKPIFPVYPLVRSSSPTRKAKSRAGSRNVSRKTSLAALLKSQHHKWKLANQYEKFSAPREREEHSD; translated from the coding sequence ATGGCCCGCGAGCTGAGCCAGGAGGCACTGCTGGACTTCCTGTGCCAGGCTGGGGGCCGAGTGACCAACGCCGCCTTGCTGAGCCACTTCAAGAGCTTCCTCCGAGACCCCGACGCGCCCCCGAGCCAGCACCAGCGCCGCCGCGAGCTCTTCAAGGGCTTCGTCAACTCGGTCGCCGCAGTGCGCCAGGACCCCGACGGCACCAAGTTCGTGGTGCTCAAGAGGAGGTACCGAGACcttctgggggaggaggggctccaGCGACCCCGCGAGCggcccgcggccgccgccccTGCAGGGGGAGCTGCGCCCCGGGGGCAGCCGCAGccccagcggcggcggcggcgcgagaAGGAGCCGGAGGCGGAGCCAGCAGGTGCCGCAGTCCCAGCGGCGGACGCAGGTTGCAATGGCCTCTCGGCCGGGGAGGGCGGCGGGCCGCGGGGCAGCCCTAGCTCTGGGGCGCCGGTGCCCGCGGCGAATGCCCAGGCCGCGGTCAGATGCGCCGCGGCGGAGACGCAAGGCCGCTGCTGCTGGGAGTGCCTCCAGAACGGCCTGGGGACGCTCCCGGACCCCGCCGCCGGCCCGAAGCCCGTGCGGACGCCGCCTCTCCCGGGCGAGCGCGGGGCTCCGGGGCAGCGGCGAGAAGGCACCTCTGCCGAGCCCGCGCCGCGCCGCTCGCCGCCCGCCACCGTCGGGGCTTCCCCGCCAGCTCTGCTGCCCAGCGCCGACGCCCCCGGAGAGCGGCGGGAGCCGCTGAGCCCCGGCTCCCCGCACCTTTCGACCTCGCAGCTGCAGCGGCAGCGCACTCGAGAGTGGGTGGCCAGACACCCACAGGCGGATGCGGGCCCGGTGCGGGCCTGGTCGGTGCTGCCGGACGACTTCCTCCAGCTGCCGTCGGAGCccagccccgcgccgccgccgccgccgccgccgctggagCCCCCGCATCGCCCGCGTTCCCTCTCGCCTGTGGTGGCCGAGGAGCGCTCGGAGTCCTGGCCCGAGAACCCTCCGATGACTGTCTTCCGTAGCATCCGTTGTCAGCTGTCGCTCCAAGACCTGAATGACTTCGTGGACCAGGAAAGCCACAGCAGtgaggagagcagcagtgggcCCAAAGAGTCCCCGGGGGGTTCCGCAGAGGCGCTCCAGGTGGCCCCGCGCACCCGGGACTGCAGCAAGCCGGGGAGTCCAGCCCAGCGCCTTGCTGCATTTCCCAAGGTCGCCGCAGCCCCCAAGGTCGCCGGCAGCCCCCGCCAAAGCCCTCAGGGCCTCGGGGACACTGTGGCGGGCGACTCGGCTCAGCACGTGGCTAATGGCCTTGCACAGCACCCACAGGGGCCTTTGCCCGGGCCAGCGCCCAAGTTGAGAAGGTCCTTTCGGAGGAGCTCCCGGGCCGGGAGGCCCAAGCTCTCGTCCTCGGATgaggaggacctggaggaagagTGTCGGAAAAAGAGCCGGCGCCCACCACGGTCCCGGAAGCCGTCCAAGGCGGGAGCCGCGTCCAGCCCGAGGGTGGATGTCGCCTTGACACTGAATCTCACCGGCCTTCAAAGGGCTGTGGCTGAGACAGGCCGGCCCCAGGGCGCCTGGGCCCCCAATGTGGAGAGGTCTGCGGCCTTGGTCCCTTCCAGACCCGAGCACAAGTCGTCCCTCGTGCCCCTGGACGCCAGGGAGCACGCATGGATTGTGATGCTTGCCAGTGGCtcctgggagcaggtgctggctttgTTCTGGGAGGACCCTCAGCTGGCCCTGCACAAAGACTTTCTCACGGGGTACACTGCCCTGCACTGGATAGCCAAGCACGGTGCCCTGCCGGCCCTTCGCGGCTTGGTTGCCGCAGCACAGAAGGCAGGAGTTGCTCTTGATGTAAACGTGAGGTCGGGCTGTGGGTACACCCCGCTGCACCTCGCCGCCATCCATGGCCACCAGGGCGTCATCAagctgctggtgcagaggctggcGTCCCGGGTGAACATCCGGGACAGCAGCGGGAAGAAGCCCTGGCAGTATCTGACCAGTAATACCTCTGGGGAAATCTGGCAGCTCCTGGGAGCCCCCCGGGGCAAGCCCATTTTCCCCGTCTATCCCTTAGTTCGAAGCTCTTCCCCTACCAGGAAGGCCAAGAGCCGGGCGGGCTCTCGGAATGTCTCCCGCAAGACGTCTTTGGCTGCCCTCCTTAAAAGTCAGCACCACAAGTGGAAGTTGGCCAACCAGTACGAGAAATTCTCTGCTCCAAGGGAAAGAGAAGAGCACAGTGACTGA